TCAGTACGACCGAAATGACCATACGCTGCTGTCTGTTTGTAGATTGGACGACGTAGATCTAGCATCTGGATAATTCCTGCTGGACGTAAATCGAATGTTTTACGTACCGCTTCAACAAGCTGCTGCTCTGTGTACTCTGAAGTACCATAAGTTTCAACAGAGATAGATACAGGCTGTGCTACACCGATAGCATACGCTAACTGTACTTCACATTTATCTGCAAGACCTGCTGCTACGATGTTCTTCGCAACGTAACGTGCTGCATATGCGCCACTACGGTCTACTTTCGTAGCATCCTTACCACTGAATGCACCACCACCGTGACGTGCATAACCACCGTACGTATCTACAATAATCTTACGACCTGTAAGACCTGCATCCCCTTGAGGACCACCGATTACGAAACGGCCTGTTGGATTGATGAAGTATTTCGTTTCATCATCAATTAAATCAGCTGGAACAACCGGCTTGATCACGTGTTCTTTAATATCTGCCTGAATTTGTTCAAGTTCAATCTTCTCATGGTGCTGAGATGAGATAACGATCGTGTCAATTCGTTTCGGTTTCCCTGCTTCATCATACTCAACTGTTACTTGTGTCTTACCATCTGGACGAAGGTAATCTAACGTGCCATCTTTACGCACTTCTGTTAAACGACGCGCAAGCTCATGTGATAATGAGATTGGTAATGGCATTAAGCTTTCTGTTTCGTTACAAGCAAAGCCGAACATTAAACCTTGGTCGCCTGCACCGATAGACTCGATATCTGAATCTGATAATGACTCACGGTCTTCTAACGCTTTGTCCACCCCTTGAGCGATATCTGGTGACTGCTCATCGATTGCAGTAAGCACTGCCATCGTCTGGAAGTCATAACCGAACTTCGCACGTGTATAACCAATTTCCTTAACTGTTTCACGCACAACTTTAGGAATATCCACATACGTTGACGTAGTGATCTCACCTGCAATTAGCGCCATACCTGTCGTTACAGACGTTTCACAAGCAACACGCGCTTTAGGGTCTCCTTTTAAGATTTCGTCTAAGATAGCATCACTAATCTGGTCAGCAATCTTATCCGGATGTCCTTCTGTTACTGATTCTGAAGTAAATAATTTACGATCTGTCATTTATATAACACTCCTTGATATTTTTACGGGACTATAAAAAAAATAGCCTTCTCTCCGATTAAGAGAGAAGGCGCAATATACGACCATTCTGCTCTTATCGCTCAGAACTTAATCTGCAAACGGTTTGGCACCTTACTTAACATAATGTTAAGGGTTGCTGGGTTTCAAAGGGTCCATGTCCCTCCACCACTCTGGATAAGAGAATCCGCAAGTTAGATAATACTAAACTTTAAGTTAACTGTCAACTCAGCACTTTAAATCAGAAATTTTCTGAATTATTTATTATATAAATTAAATACATTTAATATATGAAACCATTAAATTGATATGTTATACTATTTCATGAAACTGCTTACAAAAGCAGAACAATAACTTTTTGGAGGCTGACCATGGGGGAAAATAGTCAAGTAATTGATCAATTGAACAAATTAAACGCTGAGAATTTAAAACGTCAATTATCAAGAACGCAATTAATCACTGAAATTCTATTCAACGGCGAAGGTGTGTTAACAGAATCAGGAGCGGTACGCAGCGAAACAGGTAAATATACAGGACGCTCACCGAAAGATAAATTCATCGTACGTGAAACTGAAACAGAAGACAACATCGACTGGGGTACAATCAACCAGCCTATCGAAGAAGAAGTATTCTTAAACTTACTGGATAAAGTAACAGACTACTTAAGCAAGAAAGAAAAAATCTACGAATTCCAAGGCTATGCAGGTGCGGATAAATCATCACAACTGCAACTACGTGTTGTGAACGAACTTGCTTGGCATAACTTATTTGCACGCACAATGTTTATTCGTCCTGAAACGACAGAAGAAGGATTAAACATTACACCTGATTTCACAATTATCTCTGCACCACACTTTAAAGCAGACCCAGCAGTTGATGGAACGAAATCTGAAACATTCATCATTACAAGCTTCCGTCATAAGATTATCTTAATCGGTGGTACGGAATATGCTGGTGAAATGAAAAAAGGTATCTTCGGTGTGATGAACTACTTATTACCGACACAAGGGATCATGAGTATGCACTGTTCAGCTAACGTAGGTGCGAATAAAGATGTAGCGTTATTCTTCGGATTATCTGGTACAGGTAAGACGACGTTATCTGCTGACCCACATCGTCAATTAATTGGTGATGATGAGCACGGATGGAATGATAACGGGGTATTCAATATCGAGGGCGGTTGCTATGCGAAGACAATCGACTTATCTCGTGAGAAAGAGCCACAAATCTACGACGCAATTCGTTACGGGGCAATCTTAGAAAACGTTAAAGTAGATGAAGAAGGAAGACCAGACTACACAGATAAATCATTAACTGAAAATACACGTGCAGCATATCCAATCGAGAATATCGATAATATCGTTCTACCATCAATTGCCGGACACGCGAAGACGATCATCTTCTTAACTGCAGATGCGTTCGGTGTGTTACCTCCAATTTCTAAATTAACGAAAGAACAAGCGATGTATCACTTCTTAAGTGGATTTACATCTAAATTAGCAGGAACTGAACGTGGCATTACAAGCCCACAACCAGTATTCTCTACATGTTTCGGTTCACCGTTCTTACCGCTACACGCGACAGTATATGCGAATATGTTAGGTGATTTAATCGATAAACATGATGCAGCAGTTTACCTTGTGAATACAGGATGGACTGGTGGAGAGTATGGTGTTGGTAGTCGTATGAACTTAACACATACACGTTCTATGATTCGTCGCGCGATTAGTGGTGAATTGAAGACAGTTGAGTATCATCAGGATGAAATCTTCGGACTTAACATTCCGAAACATGTACCAGGTGTACCGGCTGATATTCTGTATCCGCGTAATGCATGGGTGTCTCAAGATGCGTATGATGAGAAAGCGAAAGATTTAGCGTTACGCTTCCAGGAGAACTTTAAGAAGTTTGGTGAGAAGTCAGCGGATATCGAAGAAAAAGGCGGATTTAAGTTTAGAGGATAAAATAAAAACGTCACTTTTAAAATGAAGTGCACCCCTAAAGTTGAACCTTAAAATTCAACTTTAGGGGTGTTTATTTTGAATAAAAAGTATAATCTTGATATTAAATTAAAACTAATCAAAGAATATAAAGAAGGAAATATTGGTTATGATTCATTAAGTAACAAATATGATATCGATCCTTCACAACTAAAAACATGGACTTACCAATTTGATACCTTCGGTATTGACGGCCTTATATCAAATATGACCAGAAAGAAATATTCAACAGATGAAAAATTAAGAATCATTCAGTATAGAATTACTAATCAACTTTCATATAAAGAAACTGCTAGAATCTTTGAGATTACTAATCCTACTTTAATAGCTCAGTGGCAGATGAAATACAATCAATATGGTATCCTAGGTTTAGAATCAAAACCGAAGGGTCGTGCGTCTAAAACTATGAAAAATAAAGATGTTGATAACACTCGTTTAAACGAAAGTGAACGACAAGAATTAATACGCTTACGTGAGGAAAACAGGAGATTAGAAATCGCAATTGCTCTCGAAAAAAAGTTACAATCCTTAGCTCGAAAAAATCAAACAAAGAAATAGTAGCTGCTATTATCGAGTTAAGGAATGAATCTAACTATAAGTTAAAAGAAATATTATCAGTAGCTATGATAGCGAAAAGTGTATACTATTATTGGAAATTACAACTTAGTGTCATTAAACATAAAGACAATTATTTAATTACTTTGATTAAAGAAATCATTAACAAACATAAAAATAGGATAGGTTATCGTACAGTAACCGACGAACTAAGAGAGTTAGGTTTTGTAGTTAACCATAAAAAAGTTCTTAGAATAATGAGAGAAAATAATTTACTTTGTACAAAGTTTAAGCATAGAAAT
Above is a window of Macrococcoides canis DNA encoding:
- the pckA gene encoding phosphoenolpyruvate carboxykinase (ATP), which gives rise to MGENSQVIDQLNKLNAENLKRQLSRTQLITEILFNGEGVLTESGAVRSETGKYTGRSPKDKFIVRETETEDNIDWGTINQPIEEEVFLNLLDKVTDYLSKKEKIYEFQGYAGADKSSQLQLRVVNELAWHNLFARTMFIRPETTEEGLNITPDFTIISAPHFKADPAVDGTKSETFIITSFRHKIILIGGTEYAGEMKKGIFGVMNYLLPTQGIMSMHCSANVGANKDVALFFGLSGTGKTTLSADPHRQLIGDDEHGWNDNGVFNIEGGCYAKTIDLSREKEPQIYDAIRYGAILENVKVDEEGRPDYTDKSLTENTRAAYPIENIDNIVLPSIAGHAKTIIFLTADAFGVLPPISKLTKEQAMYHFLSGFTSKLAGTERGITSPQPVFSTCFGSPFLPLHATVYANMLGDLIDKHDAAVYLVNTGWTGGEYGVGSRMNLTHTRSMIRRAISGELKTVEYHQDEIFGLNIPKHVPGVPADILYPRNAWVSQDAYDEKAKDLALRFQENFKKFGEKSADIEEKGGFKFRG
- a CDS encoding helix-turn-helix domain-containing protein, with protein sequence MFILNKKYNLDIKLKLIKEYKEGNIGYDSLSNKYDIDPSQLKTWTYQFDTFGIDGLISNMTRKKYSTDEKLRIIQYRITNQLSYKETARIFEITNPTLIAQWQMKYNQYGILGLESKPKGRASKTMKNKDVDNTRLNESERQELIRLREENRRLEIAIALEKKLQSLARKNQTKK
- the metK gene encoding methionine adenosyltransferase, with protein sequence MTDRKLFTSESVTEGHPDKIADQISDAILDEILKGDPKARVACETSVTTGMALIAGEITTSTYVDIPKVVRETVKEIGYTRAKFGYDFQTMAVLTAIDEQSPDIAQGVDKALEDRESLSDSDIESIGAGDQGLMFGFACNETESLMPLPISLSHELARRLTEVRKDGTLDYLRPDGKTQVTVEYDEAGKPKRIDTIVISSQHHEKIELEQIQADIKEHVIKPVVPADLIDDETKYFINPTGRFVIGGPQGDAGLTGRKIIVDTYGGYARHGGGAFSGKDATKVDRSGAYAARYVAKNIVAAGLADKCEVQLAYAIGVAQPVSISVETYGTSEYTEQQLVEAVRKTFDLRPAGIIQMLDLRRPIYKQTAAYGHFGRTDVDLPWEATDRVDTLKSNLS